In one window of Armatimonadota bacterium DNA:
- a CDS encoding AAA family ATPase gives MSAHLKLSAEDLRHVCDMAFFDFETTEQVEPLEGTIGQERAVTAITFGFEIKARGYNIFASGSSGTGRNFAVQAYVGEYAEKEPVPPDWVYVHNCRVPGEPCAIELPAGKGRELARDMDDLIAACRREIPRAFDSDNYRRRRAEALEDTETRRKRLLSTLEQEAERRGLTVQVTPMGVAVVPLRDGEPMSRQDFQALSEDERRDIESKTDDMRERVNDAVTQMRQLEKEVRDRVEELDREVGLFAIGHLLAGLRQRYAEHDHVIAYLEEVQRDIIAHLDQFRQAETPDEPQPSAIAALQEQFSEDAFDRYRVNVFVDNSETQGAPVVVEWNPTYYNLFGRLEYRSRFGGMVTNFSLIKAGAIHRADGGYLILQAWDVLRNPLSWDHLKTVLRSGEVRIENIGEQYSPIPAAALRAQPIPVNVKVILVGPPLVYYLLYHLDEDFRKLFRVKADFDVMMKREPEHIREYVGFISARCREHGLRHLRRDAVCEVIEYGSRSCDHQGKLTTRFQDIADLLREADFWASKNGNDPIAAADVRRAIEERDYRSKLLEDRILDLVREGSLLVDVAGEAVGQANGLSVMALGDYTFGRPTRITARARLGKFEVVDIEREARLGGDLFHKAILIISGYLAGKYVPDYPLSLSASIAFEQSYEQVEGDSASVAEMCALLSSIADVPVRQQFAVTGSMNQNGEVQAVGGVTQKIEGFFTTCKVKGLSGDQGVIIPRANVQHLMLKPEVVDAVREGKFHVYAVSTIDEALELLTGMPAGERKPDGTYDPETINHRVEQKLRTFADRAAQFGRAAAKEDESSGSSIAGGEA, from the coding sequence ATGTCAGCACACCTCAAGTTGTCGGCAGAGGACCTGCGACACGTCTGCGACATGGCGTTCTTCGATTTCGAGACCACGGAACAGGTCGAGCCGCTCGAGGGCACCATCGGCCAGGAGCGCGCGGTGACGGCGATCACCTTCGGCTTCGAGATCAAAGCGCGCGGCTACAACATCTTCGCCAGCGGCAGCTCGGGCACCGGCCGCAACTTCGCGGTGCAGGCCTATGTCGGCGAGTACGCCGAGAAGGAACCGGTGCCGCCGGACTGGGTCTACGTTCACAACTGCCGGGTGCCGGGCGAGCCGTGTGCCATCGAGCTGCCTGCCGGAAAAGGCCGCGAACTCGCCCGCGACATGGACGACCTGATCGCCGCCTGTCGGCGCGAAATCCCCCGCGCCTTCGACAGCGACAACTACCGCCGCCGCCGCGCCGAGGCGCTGGAAGACACGGAGACGCGCCGCAAGCGGTTGCTCTCGACCCTGGAGCAGGAAGCCGAGCGCCGCGGCCTCACCGTGCAGGTCACGCCGATGGGCGTCGCCGTCGTGCCCCTGCGCGACGGCGAGCCCATGAGCCGCCAGGATTTCCAGGCCCTGTCGGAGGACGAGCGCCGGGACATCGAGAGCAAGACCGATGACATGCGCGAGCGCGTCAACGACGCCGTCACCCAGATGCGCCAACTCGAGAAAGAGGTCCGCGACCGCGTCGAGGAGCTCGACCGCGAGGTCGGCCTGTTCGCCATCGGCCACCTCCTGGCCGGCTTGCGCCAGCGATATGCCGAGCACGACCACGTCATCGCGTACCTCGAAGAGGTGCAGCGCGACATCATCGCCCACCTCGACCAGTTCCGCCAGGCCGAGACGCCCGACGAGCCCCAGCCCTCCGCCATCGCCGCGCTCCAGGAGCAATTCAGCGAGGACGCCTTCGACCGCTACCGCGTCAACGTGTTCGTCGACAACAGCGAAACCCAAGGCGCCCCCGTCGTCGTCGAGTGGAACCCGACCTACTACAACCTGTTCGGGCGCCTCGAGTACCGCTCGCGCTTCGGCGGCATGGTCACCAATTTCAGCCTCATCAAGGCCGGCGCCATCCACCGCGCCGACGGCGGCTACCTCATCCTGCAGGCGTGGGACGTGCTGCGCAATCCGCTGTCCTGGGATCACCTCAAAACCGTCCTGCGCAGCGGCGAGGTGCGCATCGAGAACATCGGCGAGCAGTATTCCCCGATCCCCGCCGCCGCCCTGCGCGCCCAGCCGATCCCCGTCAACGTCAAGGTCATCCTGGTCGGCCCGCCGCTGGTCTATTACCTGCTCTACCATCTCGACGAAGACTTCAGAAAGCTCTTCCGCGTCAAGGCCGACTTCGACGTCATGATGAAGCGCGAGCCCGAGCACATCCGCGAGTACGTCGGCTTCATCAGCGCCCGCTGCCGCGAGCACGGGCTGCGCCACTTGCGCCGCGACGCCGTGTGCGAGGTCATCGAGTACGGCTCGCGCTCCTGCGACCACCAGGGCAAGCTCACCACTCGCTTCCAGGACATCGCCGACCTCCTGCGCGAGGCCGACTTCTGGGCCTCCAAGAACGGCAATGATCCCATCGCCGCCGCAGACGTCCGCCGCGCCATCGAGGAGCGCGACTACCGCTCCAAGCTGCTCGAAGACCGGATCCTCGATCTCGTCAGGGAAGGCTCCTTGCTCGTGGACGTCGCGGGCGAAGCCGTCGGCCAGGCCAACGGACTCTCGGTCATGGCGCTCGGCGATTACACCTTCGGACGACCCACCCGCATCACCGCGCGCGCCCGCCTCGGCAAGTTCGAGGTCGTGGATATCGAGCGCGAGGCGCGCCTCGGCGGCGACCTCTTCCACAAGGCCATCCTCATCATCAGCGGCTACCTCGCCGGGAAATATGTGCCCGACTACCCGCTCTCCCTTAGCGCCAGCATTGCCTTCGAGCAGAGCTACGAGCAAGTCGAGGGCGACAGCGCCTCCGTCGCCGAGATGTGCGCCCTGCTCTCGAGCATCGCCGACGTGCCGGTCAGGCAGCAGTTCGCCGTCACCGGCTCCATGAATCAGAACGGCGAAGTCCAGGCCGTCGGCGGCGTGACCCAGAAGATCGAAGGCTTCTTTACGACCTGCAAGGTGAAGGGGCTGTCGGGCGACCAGGGCGTCATCATCCCGCGCGCCAACGTGCAGCACCTCATGCTGAAGCCCGAGGTCGTGGACGCGGTCCGCGAAGGCAAGTTTCACGTCTATGCCGTGAGCACGATTGATGAGGCGCTCGAGCTTCTCACCGGTATGCCCGCCGGCGAGCGCAAGCCTGACGGAACCTACGATCCCGAGACCATCAACCACCGCGTCGAGCAGAAACTGCGGACCTTTGCCGACCGCGCCGCCCAGTTCGGCCGCGCGGCGGCGAAAGAGGACGAGTCCTCGGGCTCGTCGATCGCAGGCGGCGAAGCGTAG
- a CDS encoding phosphoribosyltransferase: protein MYTSIQPLPSQVLRSPRHNLPVTAAVEHTGLARRRGVYHLPGRSARSQHRPERLTILTQPLYKHRREAGETLAESLAEYRGRNAVVLGIPRGGVAVGVPIARALEAELDVIVLRKIPIPWEPEAGFGAVTAEGDVILNEQMVHRLELTQQQIEREANRVRAEVERRARAYRGGKPFPGLRERPVLVVDDGLATGYTMIAALRSARARGAQELVCAVPVSPRDSLDAVRPWADRVVCLVVSDERPFAVAGFYWEFPDMSDQEVKDLLGAAAERRSVRGGNTAAGRS from the coding sequence ATGTACACCTCCATACAGCCATTGCCGAGCCAAGTTCTGCGCTCCCCGCGCCATAACCTCCCCGTCACAGCGGCGGTCGAGCACACAGGACTCGCGCGCCGGCGCGGTGTATATCACCTACCGGGGCGAAGCGCGCGCTCGCAGCACCGGCCGGAGCGGCTCACGATCTTGACACAACCCCTCTACAAACACCGGCGCGAGGCGGGCGAGACGCTCGCCGAGAGCCTCGCCGAATACCGCGGCCGCAATGCCGTCGTCCTCGGCATACCGCGCGGCGGCGTCGCCGTCGGCGTGCCGATCGCCCGCGCACTCGAGGCGGAACTCGACGTCATCGTCCTGCGCAAGATCCCGATACCCTGGGAACCGGAGGCCGGGTTCGGCGCGGTCACCGCCGAGGGCGACGTGATTCTCAACGAGCAGATGGTTCATCGCCTGGAGCTGACACAGCAGCAAATCGAACGCGAGGCGAACCGCGTGCGCGCCGAGGTCGAGCGCCGCGCCCGCGCGTACCGAGGAGGCAAGCCCTTTCCCGGCCTGCGCGAGCGCCCGGTGCTCGTGGTGGACGACGGGCTTGCCACGGGATACACGATGATCGCGGCGCTGCGGTCGGCGCGCGCGCGGGGAGCACAGGAGTTGGTATGCGCGGTGCCCGTGTCTCCGCGCGACAGCCTGGACGCCGTACGCCCCTGGGCCGACCGCGTCGTGTGCCTCGTCGTCTCAGATGAGCGGCCGTTCGCAGTGGCCGGCTTCTACTGGGAGTTCCCCGACATGTCGGATCAAGAGGTGAAGGATTTGCTCGGCGCGGCCGCAGAGCGGCGCAGCGTCCGCGGCGGAAACACAGCGGCAGGGAGGAGTTGA
- a CDS encoding SpoIID/LytB domain-containing protein encodes MSTGLKRLASAIAVGILAVAAAQASMPQVRVGLTWHQSSVVVGSPGACVVADEGQEWRAQGETWTVNLPSSIPEGAKPDPQPPQAEVYVMAGDGSGRWCSLPLRVRANGGSDGGLWAGEKRERLRAYEGELEVIRDAARMLAVVNVVDLEAYARGVVCAEMEANCPPEAFKAQAVATRSMALANPGRHRADGFDLCAEAHCQAYRGITDQMPAGNAAVEATRGEVLIYGGRVANAVYHGACGGHTESASEVWGGADVPYLRGVADGEGQSNPGAAGYGAEDERLRAYLTGAPRVNCRQPDYLNPTRFRWVRVLTRDAVEASLADMVNVGEVMDLRPLRRGVSGRITRLEIRGTRGTSTLSPELVIRRALGGLPSSAFVVDRYCDDAGRPVVFVLWGAGWGHGVGMCQTGAAGMAGSGRGYREILAKYYPGTEVERRY; translated from the coding sequence GTGAGCACCGGACTGAAGAGGCTGGCGAGCGCAATCGCGGTCGGGATCCTGGCGGTCGCGGCGGCGCAGGCGAGCATGCCGCAGGTGCGTGTCGGCCTGACGTGGCATCAGTCCTCGGTGGTGGTTGGCTCCCCGGGGGCCTGCGTCGTTGCGGACGAGGGACAGGAGTGGCGCGCGCAGGGCGAGACGTGGACTGTGAACCTGCCCTCCTCAATTCCGGAAGGCGCGAAGCCGGACCCGCAGCCGCCCCAGGCGGAGGTCTACGTGATGGCCGGGGACGGCTCGGGGAGGTGGTGCTCGCTGCCGCTGCGGGTGCGGGCGAATGGTGGCTCCGATGGCGGTCTGTGGGCAGGCGAGAAGCGCGAGCGACTGCGGGCGTACGAGGGCGAGCTCGAGGTTATCCGCGACGCGGCGCGGATGCTCGCGGTGGTGAACGTGGTTGACCTCGAGGCGTACGCGAGGGGGGTCGTGTGCGCGGAGATGGAGGCGAACTGCCCGCCGGAGGCGTTCAAGGCGCAGGCGGTGGCGACGCGGAGCATGGCGCTGGCGAACCCGGGCCGGCACCGGGCCGATGGCTTCGATCTCTGCGCCGAGGCGCACTGCCAGGCATACCGCGGGATCACGGATCAGATGCCCGCCGGCAACGCGGCGGTGGAAGCAACGCGCGGCGAGGTCCTGATCTACGGCGGACGGGTGGCCAACGCGGTGTACCACGGCGCCTGCGGAGGACATACCGAGAGCGCGAGCGAGGTGTGGGGCGGGGCGGACGTGCCGTACCTGCGCGGGGTCGCGGACGGGGAGGGACAAAGCAACCCGGGCGCGGCCGGGTACGGGGCGGAGGACGAGCGGCTGCGCGCGTACCTGACCGGGGCGCCGCGCGTGAACTGCCGGCAGCCCGATTACCTCAATCCGACGCGGTTCCGCTGGGTGCGGGTGCTGACCCGGGATGCAGTCGAGGCGTCGCTCGCCGACATGGTGAACGTCGGGGAGGTGATGGATCTGCGGCCGCTGCGGCGAGGAGTATCCGGGCGGATCACGCGGCTGGAGATACGGGGGACACGCGGGACGAGCACACTGAGCCCGGAGTTGGTCATCCGGCGGGCGCTGGGCGGGCTGCCGAGTTCGGCGTTCGTCGTTGACCGGTACTGCGATGACGCGGGTCGGCCGGTGGTGTTCGTGCTGTGGGGCGCGGGCTGGGGCCACGGGGTCGGGATGTGCCAGACGGGAGCGGCGGGCATGGCGGGATCGGGACGGGGATATCGGGAGATACTGGCGAAGTATTATCCTGGGACTGAGGTCGAGCGGCGCTATTAG
- a CDS encoding HD domain-containing protein — protein sequence MGASGSGQPRLNLGGAGGRRCVKDLSPGESVAGAQYAVRSKRLVEFRNKPGQYLSLVLGDRTGDIAGRVWDNAEALAERFEEGDLVAVTGRVETYQDQAQLIIADLVKCPSDQVRPEDFLPQAERSPDEMLQELVKVCKAVRDSGLRKLLASFFADAEFADKFKTCPGAKMIHHAYIGGLIEHTLNVVKICDNVCGIYPQLDRDLLIAGALLHDIGKVREYSYDTSIETTDEGNLIGHIANGHQMVQEAMAKIPELSPGVRLQVAHLVVTHHGEPEMGAPKAPMTKEACALHYAENLDAQVNRFLSIMARETGRGRNWTEYDRLLKRRLFVGEADADGERPATED from the coding sequence ATGGGCGCAAGCGGGAGCGGTCAGCCGAGGCTGAATCTGGGGGGCGCGGGCGGGCGACGCTGTGTCAAGGATTTGTCCCCGGGCGAGAGCGTGGCCGGGGCGCAGTACGCGGTGCGGTCGAAGCGGCTGGTGGAGTTCCGCAACAAGCCGGGACAGTATCTGTCGCTGGTGCTGGGCGACCGCACCGGGGACATCGCGGGGCGGGTGTGGGACAACGCGGAGGCGCTGGCGGAGCGGTTCGAGGAGGGGGATCTGGTCGCGGTCACGGGGCGGGTGGAGACGTATCAGGATCAGGCGCAGTTGATCATCGCGGACCTCGTGAAATGCCCGTCCGATCAGGTGCGGCCGGAGGATTTCCTGCCGCAGGCGGAGCGCAGCCCGGACGAGATGCTGCAGGAGCTGGTCAAGGTCTGCAAAGCGGTCCGCGATTCGGGGCTGCGCAAGCTGCTGGCGTCGTTTTTCGCTGATGCCGAGTTCGCGGACAAGTTCAAGACCTGTCCCGGGGCGAAGATGATCCATCACGCCTATATCGGCGGCCTGATCGAGCACACGCTCAACGTCGTGAAGATATGCGATAATGTGTGTGGGATCTACCCGCAGTTGGACCGCGACCTCCTGATCGCGGGCGCGCTGCTGCACGATATCGGGAAGGTTCGCGAGTACTCCTACGACACGAGCATCGAGACGACGGACGAAGGCAACCTGATCGGCCACATTGCGAACGGGCACCAGATGGTGCAAGAGGCGATGGCGAAGATTCCGGAGCTGTCGCCGGGGGTGCGGCTGCAGGTCGCGCATCTGGTAGTGACGCACCATGGGGAGCCGGAGATGGGCGCACCCAAGGCGCCGATGACCAAGGAGGCGTGCGCGCTGCATTACGCCGAGAACCTCGACGCGCAGGTCAATCGTTTTCTCAGCATCATGGCGCGGGAGACCGGTCGCGGCAGGAACTGGACCGAGTACGACCGCCTGCTCAAGCGCCGGCTGTTCGTTGGCGAGGCAGACGCCGACGGCGAACGCCCCGCCACCGAGGACTGA
- a CDS encoding histidinol-phosphate transaminase encodes MSDLIRPEIASLRPYSPGKPIEEVQREYGLTDIVKLASNENPLGPSPLALEAMKKAIEETRLYPDNDWYHLRREVAEHLGLPSEQVAIGRGSDEIILQIGLAFLRPGDRAFMPEGPFSQYEFTTRLMGGECVMVPMREYRYDLRGMARRFDERTKIVWIGNPNNPTGTIVTIEEVTEFMDAAPEDCVVVFDEAYFEYVEDGHYPDTLTMLKEGFENILILRTFSKIYSLAGLRIGYGFGPLPLIEHLMRVRAPFNVSNVAMEAARASLRDHAQIERSVKVNREGKEYLYGEFERLGLAYVPTHANFILLNVAVDCRTVFEGLLRQGVIVRTGDIFGMPTHIRVTIGLPEQNARFIAALEKTLAAVGGGTAS; translated from the coding sequence ATGTCCGACCTAATCCGACCGGAGATAGCGAGCTTACGGCCCTACAGCCCGGGCAAGCCGATCGAGGAGGTGCAGCGGGAGTACGGGCTGACCGACATCGTCAAGCTCGCGTCGAACGAGAACCCGCTGGGGCCGTCCCCGCTCGCGCTGGAGGCGATGAAGAAGGCGATCGAGGAGACGCGGCTGTACCCGGACAATGACTGGTATCACCTGCGACGCGAGGTGGCGGAGCACCTCGGCCTGCCGTCGGAGCAGGTCGCGATCGGCCGCGGCAGCGACGAGATCATCCTCCAGATCGGGCTCGCGTTTCTGCGCCCCGGCGATCGCGCGTTCATGCCCGAGGGGCCGTTCAGCCAGTACGAGTTCACGACGCGGCTGATGGGCGGCGAGTGCGTGATGGTGCCGATGCGCGAGTACCGGTACGACCTGCGCGGAATGGCGCGGCGCTTTGACGAGCGCACGAAGATCGTATGGATCGGCAACCCGAACAACCCGACCGGCACGATCGTCACGATTGAAGAGGTCACGGAGTTCATGGATGCGGCGCCCGAGGACTGCGTGGTCGTGTTCGACGAGGCGTACTTCGAGTACGTCGAGGACGGGCATTACCCGGACACCCTGACCATGCTCAAGGAGGGCTTCGAGAACATCCTCATTCTGCGCACGTTCTCGAAGATCTACTCGCTGGCGGGGCTGCGCATCGGGTACGGGTTCGGGCCGCTGCCGTTGATCGAGCACCTGATGCGGGTGCGCGCGCCGTTCAACGTGAGCAATGTCGCGATGGAAGCGGCGCGCGCCAGCCTGCGCGATCACGCGCAGATCGAGCGCAGCGTCAAAGTCAACCGCGAGGGCAAGGAATACCTCTACGGCGAGTTCGAGCGCCTGGGGCTGGCCTACGTGCCGACCCACGCGAACTTCATACTCCTAAATGTGGCCGTGGACTGCCGCACGGTCTTCGAGGGGCTGCTGCGGCAGGGCGTGATCGTGCGCACCGGTGACATCTTCGGGATGCCGACGCACATCCGGGTGACCATCGGCCTGCCCGAGCAGAACGCGCGCTTCATCGCGGCGCTGGAGAAGACGCTGGCGGCCGTCGGCGGGGGCACCGCGTCGTGA
- a CDS encoding copper amine oxidase N-terminal domain-containing protein — protein MNGVVIAGLLTAIGVVCPANTALSDTGSLAGRLQLTVDLDTCVWAPGSEPPRALVTYTNLSSEELTFDRPTTGPRAHMQYDYSQWLVVSDSQGVPVAPAVGVYVELPAGVEWVPDVTVGPGETYWYYMELSWWGYDVETWNPGSYEVRAVYEYFDVPFLSFDDPDEEEQWMDQNHQLLLSNVVQLEILEQGAKAPEAIKLARDGAALDRSLPRMLVKGNLMADARAFTEAGASVTQESGRATIARGDNTVTLPVGRWPREMQDKHVPAIPSMGGGLLVPVRYVAESLGMRVHWDAKTKTANILTG, from the coding sequence ATGAACGGGGTCGTCATCGCAGGGCTGCTGACTGCGATCGGGGTGGTGTGCCCCGCTAACACCGCATTGTCGGACACGGGCAGTCTGGCCGGCAGGCTGCAGCTAACGGTGGATCTCGACACCTGCGTATGGGCACCCGGCAGCGAACCGCCGCGTGCGCTCGTAACCTACACGAACCTGTCAAGCGAAGAACTCACGTTCGATCGTCCAACCACGGGCCCGCGCGCGCACATGCAGTACGACTATTCCCAATGGCTCGTCGTCTCCGATTCGCAGGGCGTGCCTGTCGCGCCAGCGGTTGGCGTATACGTGGAGCTGCCCGCCGGCGTCGAATGGGTTCCCGACGTCACGGTTGGCCCCGGAGAGACGTATTGGTACTACATGGAGCTCTCGTGGTGGGGCTACGATGTGGAGACATGGAATCCGGGCAGTTATGAGGTGCGCGCTGTCTATGAGTACTTCGACGTGCCGTTCCTTTCGTTCGACGACCCTGACGAGGAGGAGCAGTGGATGGACCAGAACCATCAGTTGCTGCTGTCGAACGTCGTGCAGTTGGAGATCTTGGAGCAAGGCGCGAAGGCGCCCGAGGCGATCAAGCTGGCGCGCGACGGCGCGGCGCTCGACAGGTCGCTTCCGCGCATGCTCGTCAAGGGGAACCTGATGGCCGACGCTCGCGCCTTCACCGAAGCCGGGGCCTCGGTCACGCAGGAATCGGGGAGGGCCACCATCGCGCGCGGAGACAATACGGTTACGCTCCCCGTCGGGCGTTGGCCGAGGGAGATGCAGGATAAGCACGTGCCGGCGATCCCATCCATGGGAGGCGGGTTGCTGGTTCCCGTGCGCTATGTCGCGGAATCCCTCGGCATGCGCGTCCACTGGGACGCCAAGACCAAGACCGCCAACATCCTCACGGGGTGA